Proteins encoded within one genomic window of Candidatus Syntrophocurvum alkaliphilum:
- a CDS encoding TraB/GumN family protein, whose amino-acid sequence MSQNISRLYLEDNKEIILIGTAHVSKQSAEEVKEVIETEKPDSVCVELDEQRYKSIINPNHWKQMDIFKVIKEKRSTFLLINLFISSTQKRLAKQLGIQAGQEMIQGIESSKEIGANLVLADRSIQTTFSRVWHNIGFLGKLKLLFVIFLSIFSDEKITEEELEKMKSQDMLNAMLEEFTQVFPQLKIPLVDERDQYLAQKIKKASGNKVVAVVGAAHVPGIKKEIKKEQDLKALDQLPPKSKTPKIIAWAIPLLIISIIGYTFYTNPSAGVDQTITWILWNGLLSATGAALALGHPITIFTAFIVAPLSSLNPLMAAGWFAGIVQAIIRRPRVEDFEKLAEDVLTVKGFWRNNLTRILLIVVLTNLGSTLGTMIGGANVFRLFLENIG is encoded by the coding sequence ATGTCTCAAAATATATCTAGACTATATTTAGAGGATAACAAGGAGATTATCCTAATTGGAACTGCCCATGTATCTAAACAAAGTGCAGAAGAAGTAAAAGAAGTAATTGAAACAGAAAAACCTGATTCCGTTTGTGTAGAATTAGATGAGCAAAGATATAAATCTATTATCAATCCTAACCATTGGAAACAGATGGATATTTTTAAGGTTATTAAAGAAAAAAGATCCACATTTCTATTAATAAATCTTTTTATATCTTCTACGCAAAAGCGATTAGCAAAACAATTAGGTATTCAAGCAGGCCAAGAAATGATTCAAGGTATTGAATCAAGCAAAGAAATAGGTGCAAATCTAGTATTAGCTGATAGAAGTATCCAGACAACTTTTTCTAGAGTTTGGCACAATATTGGATTTTTAGGGAAATTAAAACTACTTTTTGTGATCTTTTTAAGTATTTTTAGTGATGAAAAAATTACTGAAGAAGAACTGGAAAAAATGAAATCTCAAGATATGCTTAATGCTATGCTAGAGGAATTTACTCAAGTCTTTCCCCAGTTAAAGATTCCTTTGGTCGATGAACGGGATCAGTACTTAGCTCAGAAGATTAAAAAAGCTTCTGGTAATAAGGTTGTTGCTGTCGTAGGGGCAGCTCATGTCCCGGGTATAAAAAAGGAAATTAAAAAAGAACAGGATTTAAAAGCATTAGACCAACTTCCTCCCAAATCCAAAACTCCTAAAATAATTGCTTGGGCAATACCACTATTAATTATTTCTATTATTGGATATACATTTTATACTAATCCGTCTGCTGGAGTAGATCAGACAATAACTTGGATATTATGGAATGGACTATTATCAGCTACAGGTGCTGCATTAGCACTTGGACATCCAATCACCATATTCACAGCATTTATAGTAGCTCCACTAAGCTCCTTAAATCCTTTAATGGCAGCAGGTTGGTTTGCTGGAATTGTTCAAGCAATTATCCGCCGCCCAAGGGTAGAAGATTTTGAAAAGCTCGCAGAGGACGTATTGACCGTAAAAGGTTTTTGGAGAAATAACTTAACTAGAATTTTGCTCATAGTTGTCTTGACAAACTTAGGTAGTACCTTAGGAACAATGATAGGTGGAGCTAATGTATTTCGATTATTTTTAGAAAATATTGGTTAA
- a CDS encoding MutS-related protein — protein MKAYLMFCDRDFDIKTELCFGKETLTADLELKHILANMAQDDKAIHDACEAALFRPLQSTEEIEYRQKNLYDALQNPDTVRQLYEITVKTENKRRSSLYWLSSANLSSTFSSAIELLKIYTEMLMELRLVADSKLSSFQSYGFRNLLTMLQRELDDDYFAEVRAHLNNLKDDKGTLISATLGNYLQGVGYVLRQNNRKGFWRRWFFAPSFTIAERDHAGVTDLGKRRDRAINEVTNALAQAAEHLESFFAMLRSELAFYVGCLNLADSLQTLGMPICIPSLLPSDSKDRYCRRLYDVSLALTKNTVVVGNELDTTAKQLYLITGANQGGKTTFLRSLGQAQLMAQSGMFVGADDFFAPIRRGVFSHFKKEEDNAMKSGKLDEELARMSEIADHLEEGALMLFNESFASSNEREGSEICRQITQALVENGVEVFSVTHLYTYATAFLGDKNTQYLRAQRLENGERNFKLVPGEPLQTAFGEDLYQKFFGQSEVSERDR, from the coding sequence ATGAAAGCATATTTAATGTTTTGCGACAGGGACTTTGATATAAAGACCGAGTTATGCTTCGGGAAGGAGACACTAACTGCCGATCTTGAGCTAAAACACATACTTGCAAACATGGCACAGGACGATAAGGCAATCCATGATGCCTGCGAAGCCGCGTTATTTCGTCCGCTACAATCTACGGAAGAAATTGAATACCGTCAAAAAAACCTGTATGATGCACTCCAAAACCCTGATACCGTACGGCAGCTCTATGAAATAACCGTTAAAACTGAAAATAAAAGAAGAAGCTCACTGTATTGGCTATCTTCCGCAAATTTGTCTAGCACCTTTTCAAGTGCTATCGAGCTTTTGAAGATATATACCGAAATGCTTATGGAGTTGCGTTTAGTTGCGGACAGCAAACTGTCTAGCTTTCAATCATATGGTTTTCGGAATCTACTTACTATGCTTCAGCGAGAACTAGATGACGATTATTTCGCCGAGGTGCGTGCTCATTTGAATAACCTGAAGGACGATAAAGGTACGCTAATCAGCGCCACGCTCGGAAACTATTTGCAAGGTGTTGGCTATGTGCTTCGCCAAAATAACCGCAAGGGCTTCTGGCGGCGCTGGTTTTTTGCACCGTCATTTACTATTGCAGAGCGCGACCATGCCGGAGTAACAGACCTTGGCAAGCGCCGTGACCGCGCCATTAATGAGGTGACGAACGCGTTGGCGCAGGCCGCCGAGCATCTGGAGAGCTTCTTTGCTATGTTGCGAAGTGAATTAGCGTTCTATGTCGGGTGTCTCAATCTAGCTGATAGCCTGCAAACACTTGGTATGCCAATCTGCATCCCAAGCCTGCTTCCCTCGGACAGCAAAGACCGTTATTGTCGAAGACTTTACGATGTGAGCCTCGCGCTCACAAAAAATACCGTCGTTGTAGGTAATGAGCTGGACACCACTGCTAAGCAGCTGTACCTTATCACCGGTGCAAATCAGGGCGGCAAAACTACATTTCTGCGAAGTTTAGGACAGGCACAGCTCATGGCGCAAAGTGGGATGTTTGTAGGAGCAGATGATTTTTTTGCGCCCATCCGTCGCGGTGTATTCTCCCACTTTAAGAAGGAGGAAGATAATGCCATGAAAAGCGGCAAACTGGATGAGGAACTTGCTCGCATGAGCGAGATAGCCGACCATCTAGAAGAAGGCGCACTGATGCTGTTCAATGAATCCTTTGCCTCCTCTAATGAGCGTGAAGGCTCGGAGATTTGCCGTCAAATCACGCAAGCGCTCGTCGAAAACGGTGTGGAGGTGTTTTCGGTGACGCATCTGTATACCTACGCCACTGCATTCCTTGGTGACAAGAATACGCAGTATTTACGAGCACAGCGGTTGGAGAACGGTGAGCGCAACTTTAAGCTCGTGCCAGGCGAACCTTTGCAGACAGCCTTCGGAGAAGACTTGTACCAAAAATTTTTTGGCCAAAGCGAAGTATCTGAGAGGGATCGGTAG
- a CDS encoding CoA-binding protein — protein MTVVYDLKKLKEVLDDTQTIAIVGLSKDEYKPSYRVAKYLKEKGYKIVPVNPNIEEVLGEKSYPNIASIPFDIDLVNIFRRMDKVYPFIEQAVEKKVKYIWLPFAVFSNAGLNLAKENNIFMIQNRCVMEEHRNLFK, from the coding sequence ATGACAGTTGTATATGATTTAAAAAAGCTCAAAGAAGTTTTAGATGATACACAGACAATTGCAATTGTAGGATTGTCTAAAGACGAATATAAACCTAGTTATAGAGTGGCAAAATATTTGAAAGAGAAAGGATATAAAATTGTACCAGTAAACCCCAATATTGAAGAAGTACTAGGTGAAAAATCATATCCTAATATCGCTTCTATTCCTTTTGACATTGATTTAGTAAATATTTTTAGACGTATGGATAAAGTATATCCATTTATTGAACAAGCGGTTGAAAAAAAGGTCAAATATATTTGGTTACCCTTTGCCGTTTTTAGTAACGCGGGTTTAAATTTAGCAAAAGAAAATAATATTTTTATGATTCAAAACCGCTGTGTTATGGAAGAGCATCGTAATTTGTTTAAGTAA
- a CDS encoding peptidoglycan-binding protein, with protein sequence MNKNQFTPNYYYFGSRKLKLEFPFMKGNDIKILQSLLGLMPNFIVSTKIMTNGLFDTNTHKAVKEFQKYFKLKSDGIVGVNTYYALGHRIKKFSRNEPVFSSQLLKEASSGADVSILQNRLAAFRKTYLNRPATGKFNVNTKLAVKRFQHDFPDLTPDGIVGPETFNKIFLWAPLGGRILHQGRNGLDTYWLQLYLFYLRYFKQNPNGFFNAYTAKSIEKFQADANIKVDSVVGPQTYLALGTSIAFPQNEYFYMVKKDDSLFKIASLFDKKKEEIIKLNNLNPSDCTIHLGQLLLIPPPITFHVVKKGETLGTISKKYSISIENLELANYFSPKIFLLPDELLVLPGYHHKFKGKLVYIQVNNMLSELRVFNLEKMQYKTLDFIKNLKTPQLFLSKDRKKLSVIISRDGIDYIRNYDIHTGAYNEIKAPIDIEYLDWSYDSKSLVINKAMIINTKTGQELFNFKGEMPQWFTDNKNILYYRDNAFRKINYQTNVVRHVCTSLDKSIWFSRLKTNDNNKFFYFAFLPSRRVTCTFIYDYKKRLVKNISRNDYFGTWSRTLNYLILSGRDYYGNFFPWFYMNIKLFNQEGKFLNNQLFAKGIDLNDNNFDINDTSFLAVLYNPSKFYSIPVISRDIYLKDIQTQLLTKLTLSKNAYNPIFL encoded by the coding sequence ATGAACAAAAACCAATTTACACCTAATTACTACTATTTTGGTAGTAGAAAACTTAAACTTGAATTCCCTTTTATGAAGGGGAATGATATAAAGATTTTGCAATCATTATTAGGATTAATGCCAAATTTTATTGTTAGTACAAAAATTATGACTAATGGATTATTTGATACTAATACGCATAAAGCCGTAAAAGAGTTCCAAAAATATTTTAAGTTAAAATCAGATGGTATTGTTGGAGTAAATACTTATTATGCTTTAGGTCATCGTATTAAAAAGTTTTCCCGTAATGAACCAGTTTTTTCTTCCCAATTATTAAAAGAAGCAAGCTCTGGAGCAGATGTTAGCATACTTCAAAACAGATTAGCTGCATTCCGCAAAACTTATCTTAATCGGCCCGCAACGGGCAAGTTTAATGTAAACACCAAATTGGCTGTTAAACGATTTCAGCATGATTTTCCCGATTTGACCCCTGACGGTATTGTTGGCCCCGAAACGTTTAATAAAATTTTTTTATGGGCTCCTTTAGGTGGAAGAATACTACACCAAGGTCGTAATGGACTTGATACTTATTGGTTGCAACTCTATTTGTTTTATCTAAGATATTTCAAACAAAATCCTAACGGTTTTTTTAATGCATATACTGCAAAATCAATTGAAAAGTTTCAAGCCGATGCTAATATCAAAGTGGATAGTGTAGTTGGTCCACAAACATATTTAGCACTAGGAACTAGTATTGCTTTTCCTCAAAATGAATACTTTTATATGGTAAAAAAAGATGATTCATTATTTAAAATAGCTTCCCTTTTTGACAAAAAAAAAGAAGAAATTATAAAATTAAATAACCTTAATCCTTCTGATTGTACTATACATCTTGGGCAATTACTTCTTATACCTCCACCAATTACATTTCATGTTGTCAAAAAAGGTGAAACCTTAGGAACAATTTCAAAAAAATATTCAATATCAATAGAAAACTTAGAATTAGCAAACTACTTTTCACCAAAAATTTTTTTACTACCAGATGAACTTTTAGTCTTACCAGGCTATCATCATAAATTTAAAGGAAAACTAGTCTACATACAAGTTAATAATATGTTAAGTGAATTAAGAGTTTTTAATTTAGAGAAAATGCAATATAAAACACTAGATTTTATAAAAAATTTAAAAACCCCTCAGCTTTTTTTAAGTAAAGATAGAAAAAAACTTAGTGTTATTATAAGTAGAGATGGTATTGACTATATCCGCAACTACGACATTCATACGGGTGCTTATAATGAAATAAAAGCACCTATAGATATAGAGTATCTTGATTGGTCCTATGATTCTAAAAGTTTAGTAATAAATAAGGCAATGATAATAAATACCAAAACCGGACAAGAGTTATTTAACTTTAAAGGAGAAATGCCTCAATGGTTTACAGATAATAAAAATATTTTATATTACCGTGATAATGCTTTTAGAAAAATAAACTATCAAACAAATGTAGTTAGACATGTTTGCACTTCACTAGACAAATCTATTTGGTTTTCCCGTTTAAAAACTAATGATAATAATAAGTTTTTCTATTTTGCTTTTCTTCCCTCTAGAAGAGTTACATGTACATTCATTTATGATTATAAGAAACGTCTTGTTAAAAATATTAGTCGAAATGACTATTTTGGCACTTGGTCAAGAACATTAAATTATCTTATATTATCTGGTAGAGACTATTATGGAAATTTCTTCCCTTGGTTTTATATGAATATAAAGCTATTTAACCAAGAAGGTAAATTTTTAAATAATCAGCTATTTGCTAAAGGAATCGACCTCAATGATAACAATTTTGATATAAATGATACTTCTTTTTTAGCAGTTTTATATAATCCTAGTAAATTCTATTCAATACCAGTTATTTCAAGAGATATTTATTTAAAAGATATACAAACACAACTTTTAACTAAATTAACACTGTCAAAAAATGCTTATAATCCAATTTTTTTATAA
- a CDS encoding MutS-related protein, translating into MFYSILFTTQEQHRAPRQTETPACFKDLNLDQIFTPILESKKKFELESFFYTALHDPEIIIYRQNVMRELEDDKLCALFTEFSKTVYDLGQYMNKIRSSLNSKDIWHNNYLTRGQMLDCADRYCRAISALSDGLSKLTLYSAGLRNFAEYLSAYCASEGYTELHSHVKRLRDKLSTVEYCMLIKNGTIRVRKYERQADHSKQILAIFDKFRQGNVKDYRHELPEEPHATHVEAAVLDMVAELYKDIFAVLNDFCSKYFHFEDETILRFSREIQFYLSWLDYIRPLRGAGLPFNYPKLCNTAEHLYNLDMYDLALAATAQEKIVTNNFELNAPEHIIVVTGPNQGGKTTFARAFGQVHFLASLGLCVPGREAALYMFDDIFTHFGREEDLSTLNGKLADDLVRLHELLSKSTSRSVIIINEIFASTTLSDALSLGGHMMDAISTLEVPALVVTFLDELASYGSNTVSMMSTVKEENPSQRTYKIIRKPPDGLAYAMYIAGEHGLTYEKLSRRLGR; encoded by the coding sequence ATGTTTTACAGTATCCTATTTACTACACAGGAACAACACAGGGCGCCGCGACAAACAGAAACGCCGGCTTGCTTCAAGGACTTGAACCTTGACCAAATATTTACACCAATCTTGGAATCAAAAAAGAAATTTGAGCTAGAGAGTTTCTTTTACACCGCGTTACATGACCCAGAAATCATTATCTACCGGCAGAATGTAATGCGGGAGCTAGAAGATGACAAACTCTGTGCCCTGTTCACAGAATTTTCTAAAACAGTCTATGACCTAGGCCAATACATGAATAAGATCCGTTCTTCACTGAACTCCAAAGACATTTGGCATAACAATTATCTTACACGAGGACAAATGTTGGACTGCGCAGACAGGTATTGCCGCGCGATTTCCGCGCTTTCGGACGGGCTTTCCAAACTGACGCTTTATTCAGCAGGACTTCGCAATTTTGCGGAATATCTCTCCGCATACTGCGCGTCGGAAGGCTACACGGAGCTTCACTCTCATGTAAAGCGACTTCGTGACAAACTTTCCACGGTGGAATACTGCATGCTTATAAAAAACGGAACCATTCGTGTACGTAAATATGAGAGACAAGCCGACCACTCCAAACAGATACTCGCAATCTTTGATAAATTCAGACAAGGTAATGTAAAGGACTACCGGCATGAGCTCCCGGAAGAACCCCATGCAACTCACGTGGAAGCCGCCGTGTTAGATATGGTCGCGGAACTCTACAAGGATATTTTTGCTGTCCTAAATGACTTTTGTTCCAAGTATTTTCATTTTGAGGACGAAACAATTTTACGTTTTTCCCGTGAGATACAGTTTTACCTTTCTTGGCTCGATTATATCCGTCCTCTCAGAGGAGCGGGACTGCCGTTTAACTATCCAAAGCTTTGTAATACAGCAGAGCACCTTTATAATTTGGATATGTACGATCTCGCACTTGCCGCTACAGCACAAGAAAAGATCGTAACCAATAACTTCGAGCTGAACGCACCGGAGCATATCATTGTTGTAACAGGCCCCAATCAAGGCGGCAAGACCACCTTTGCTCGTGCCTTCGGTCAGGTACATTTTCTTGCCTCGCTTGGCCTGTGCGTACCAGGCCGCGAGGCGGCGCTGTACATGTTCGACGATATTTTTACCCATTTTGGACGGGAAGAAGATTTGTCTACACTGAATGGAAAATTAGCAGACGATCTTGTGCGGCTCCATGAGTTGCTTTCTAAATCTACAAGCCGGAGCGTTATAATCATCAACGAGATTTTCGCTTCCACAACACTTTCCGACGCGCTTTCCCTCGGCGGGCATATGATGGATGCTATCTCAACGCTGGAAGTTCCCGCTTTAGTAGTAACTTTTCTCGATGAACTTGCTTCCTATGGCTCAAATACGGTTAGCATGATGAGTACGGTTAAAGAAGAAAATCCGTCTCAGCGAACTTATAAAATAATCAGGAAGCCACCTGATGGTCTTGCCTATGCCATGTATATTGCCGGGGAACACGGTCTGACCTACGAAAAACTTAGCAGGAGGCTTGGAAGATGA
- a CDS encoding flavin reductase family protein — translation MKIDKKYVEYANDFLGNLTKGAFLTVKHNEKLNTMTIGWGSLGYMWQRPIVMVAVRYSRYSYELIEKANEFTVSIPLNSDLKKDLAIAGKKSGRDINKFKECNITAQDSKTINSPIVDECDLFFECKVVYKQAMEPGTLDKSIREKFYATHNYHVLYYGEILDCYKK, via the coding sequence ATGAAAATAGATAAAAAATATGTTGAATATGCTAATGATTTTCTAGGTAATTTGACCAAAGGTGCATTTCTTACTGTAAAGCATAATGAAAAGTTAAATACCATGACTATAGGTTGGGGATCCTTAGGTTATATGTGGCAAAGACCAATAGTCATGGTAGCAGTTAGATATTCACGCTATAGTTATGAATTAATAGAAAAAGCTAACGAATTTACTGTAAGCATACCACTTAATTCTGATCTTAAAAAAGATTTAGCAATAGCGGGAAAAAAGTCAGGTAGAGATATTAATAAGTTTAAGGAATGCAATATAACTGCACAAGATAGCAAAACGATTAATAGTCCTATTGTTGATGAATGTGATTTGTTTTTTGAATGTAAGGTTGTTTATAAACAGGCAATGGAACCCGGTACTTTAGATAAAAGTATACGTGAAAAATTTTATGCCACCCATAATTATCATGTTTTATATTATGGGGAAATACTTGACTGTTATAAAAAGTAA
- a CDS encoding DUF502 domain-containing protein — translation MKRITSLFLAGLAALLPIAISLAIFIWLFNFIDNILEPILTYFFGQAIPGIGFLITIVIIILIGFVATSFIGQKLLKFGEKILFKVPLLGKIYGTIKKIIDSVFSSGKDSFRQVALIEFPKEGVYSIGFITNEDFNFGDDNCYSIFIPTTPNPTNGFFILVPKQKVKLLDISVDQGIELVISMGMIKNEVNGS, via the coding sequence TTGAAGCGTATTACTTCACTTTTCTTAGCAGGACTTGCAGCATTACTACCAATTGCTATTTCTTTAGCAATATTTATCTGGCTATTTAATTTTATTGACAATATACTTGAACCTATCTTAACTTATTTTTTTGGACAAGCTATACCTGGGATCGGCTTTTTAATTACAATTGTTATTATTATATTAATTGGTTTTGTAGCAACTAGCTTCATTGGCCAAAAATTACTAAAATTTGGTGAAAAAATACTATTTAAAGTGCCACTTTTAGGAAAAATATATGGCACCATAAAAAAAATAATTGATTCAGTATTTTCATCTGGAAAAGATTCTTTTAGGCAAGTAGCATTAATCGAGTTCCCAAAAGAAGGGGTATATTCTATAGGTTTTATTACTAATGAAGATTTTAATTTTGGTGATGATAACTGTTATTCTATTTTTATCCCCACAACCCCAAATCCTACTAACGGATTTTTTATTCTTGTCCCTAAACAAAAGGTTAAACTATTAGACATAAGTGTTGACCAAGGTATTGAGTTAGTTATTTCTATGGGTATGATTAAAAATGAAGTAAATGGTTCATAA
- a CDS encoding citrate/2-methylcitrate synthase gives MESIFGGKFEKQFINDHANLLEKNTKIDSELFSKYSVKVGLRDIDGWGVLVGLTEIGEVRSYIMDEKDLVPVPGKLIYRGIDINDIVAGFLNDNRYGFEETIYLLIFGELPSENELENFKDVLRSYQNLPEYFARDIILKAPSKDVMNALARSVLALYSFDDKADDISINNVLKQCLWLISCLPAFAVYGYQACSHYHGRNSLYIHSPKPELSIAENILHMLRSDSKYTELEAKILDLSLVLHAEHGGGNNSSFVSRVTTSTGTDTYSAMSAALGSLKGPKHGGANIKVVQMFEDMKQQIKNWDVDEEIEDYLFKLLNKEAFDRAGLIYGVGHAVYSISDPRAVILKEYAYRLAKEKGLEEEFELYSKVEKLAPEVIAKVHKMYKGVSVNVDFYSGFIYRMLNIPIELYTPLFAISRIVGWSAHRMEELVNAGKIIRPAFKSVVEQKDYIPIKDR, from the coding sequence ATGGAAAGCATTTTTGGCGGAAAATTTGAAAAACAATTTATAAATGATCATGCTAATCTGCTTGAAAAAAACACAAAGATAGATTCAGAGTTGTTTTCTAAATATTCGGTTAAAGTTGGTCTTCGTGACATAGATGGATGGGGAGTGCTTGTAGGTTTAACTGAAATAGGGGAAGTTCGTTCATATATTATGGACGAAAAAGATTTAGTACCTGTGCCAGGTAAGCTAATTTATAGAGGTATTGATATTAATGACATTGTTGCAGGTTTTTTAAATGATAATCGTTATGGATTTGAAGAAACTATCTATCTATTAATTTTTGGTGAATTACCAAGCGAAAATGAACTAGAAAACTTTAAAGATGTATTACGAAGCTATCAAAATTTACCAGAATATTTTGCGCGTGATATTATTTTAAAGGCGCCAAGTAAAGATGTAATGAATGCTTTAGCAAGAAGTGTTTTAGCATTATATAGCTTTGATGATAAAGCTGATGATATATCAATTAATAATGTATTAAAGCAATGTTTATGGTTAATTTCTTGTTTGCCAGCATTTGCTGTTTATGGATATCAGGCATGTTCACATTATCATGGAAGAAATAGTTTGTATATTCACAGTCCTAAACCAGAACTTAGTATAGCAGAAAATATTTTGCATATGCTTAGATCTGACAGTAAGTATACTGAGCTAGAGGCAAAAATACTAGATCTTTCATTAGTGCTTCATGCAGAGCATGGTGGGGGAAACAATTCTTCATTTGTATCACGTGTCACTACATCGACAGGTACTGACACCTATTCTGCTATGTCTGCAGCTTTAGGGTCACTTAAAGGCCCCAAACATGGTGGAGCAAACATAAAAGTTGTTCAAATGTTTGAAGATATGAAGCAACAAATTAAAAATTGGGATGTAGACGAAGAAATAGAAGATTACCTTTTTAAATTACTTAATAAAGAGGCTTTTGATCGTGCTGGATTAATTTATGGAGTAGGTCATGCTGTATACTCTATATCTGATCCAAGGGCAGTTATCTTAAAAGAGTACGCCTATAGGCTTGCTAAGGAAAAAGGCTTAGAGGAAGAATTTGAGCTCTATTCAAAAGTAGAAAAACTTGCTCCAGAGGTAATAGCTAAGGTGCATAAAATGTATAAAGGTGTAAGTGTTAATGTGGATTTCTATTCTGGATTTATTTATAGGATGCTAAATATCCCCATTGAACTATATACACCATTATTTGCCATCTCAAGGATTGTGGGTTGGAGTGCTCATCGTATGGAGGAGCTAGTAAATGCAGGAAAAATAATAAGGCCTGCTTTTAAGAGTGTAGTTGAACAAAAAGATTATATACCTATAAAGGATAGGTGA